TTTAGAGAGAGAATAGTTTTTTATTTTTTGTTGGTTTTAGAAGTCAATGCGAGATCTCGCATTGACTTTTTTTGTGCCTTGTAGTTAATTCCTTCTGGTGTTTTCAAGATTTTAAAACGATGGACAGAGGTGTTAAATAGCTATCATTGGTAGAAATTAGGTAAATCACCTAATCTAAATTTCCGCATTGTCCCAATGTTTGGCAGTGGGAATCTTGTGACATTTGAATATAAATAAAAAAGCAAAATTCAATTGTTATGAAAACGTATCCAAATATCTTAAAGCCGGTTAAGCAGTATGTACTTGTAGGAATCATAGTTATGATTACTTTGTTTGGTTTAACGCTGAAAGCAAATGCTCAAAGTACATTATTAACTAATAGTGTTGAAAAAATCAATAATTCCATTACTGTTCAATTGGTGGATTATGATTATGACATAATAATTCCGAAAGTTAAGATTGAGGAATTGAATTCTATAAAAGATGCGGTATTTAATCAATTGGTATATGTTGCTGATGGCAGTAGCGGATATTACTTTTACATGGGTGCAGAATGGGAAAAGCAAAACATTAGAGAGGTATTTGAACTAATTGGAGTTAATTTAAATATTCAAAATCCAGATGCTGAGAGCTTGATCTTAGTGGCTTCTGAGGATGAAACCAGAGCATTATTGGATTATAATCATCATGTTAAAAATATTTATCAGGATTTTGTATTTGATGCTGTGAGTAATGATTTAGCAATAAATATAGAGAGGGAATAGTTTTTTTAGTGATTGATCTGGGGCTATCTAAAATAGCTTTACAACTGTACAATAGAAAAAATATTTAAATGGCATCAGAGATACTTTGATACCATTTCTTTTTTGTGGAGTTTTTAGGCCTGATAAGTACGCCTTTGGTCATTGCTTTTACTCTAATTTTTCTTTGTGGTTTCAATCCACCAAGCTTCGGGTTTTACTAAAATCGTATCTTCTTTATCCACATGCACTAAACCTGGAGGTAGGCCTTTAGGCTTTCTAACATATTTCTTAGGCGTTACAATGACTGGGCTTAAGCTATCTGATTTTCTTTTTGAGTAGAATGCGGCAGCTTGTGCGGCTTTTTCTACAACTAACGGAGGAAATGGTTTACTGCTCTGTTGTTTGATAACCACATGAGAACCTGTAACGTCTTTGGCATGCAGCCATAAATCATTCTTCTTGGCGAATTTTAAAGTCAGTTCATCATTTTCTCTAGCCCCTTTCCCAACTAAAATGGTAAATCCGGCATATTCGAACTTTTTGTAAGGTACTTTTAATTCAACTTGAGCTCTTTCCTTCTGCGGATTTTGTTTAATTAATTTCTTGATAGATTTGATGTCCTCTGCAGCATTAACATCAGATAACTTATGCTCTACTTCTTTCAATTCTAACTCTTTCTGTTTGATGGAAGCTTCTAGCTGCTCGAGTTCAATTTTCTGATTTTTTGATTTTCTATAAAGGTTTTCGGCATTTTTTTGCGGACTTAAATGCGATTTTAGAGGTATTATAATATTTTGATTAGTATAAAAATTGAAAAGCTCAACCTCTTTGGCGTGTGGTGGGATTTGATGCATATTTGCCATTAATATATCAGCTAATTGATTATAGCCAGGTTTTTCAAGCACTTCTTCGAGCTTTTGGTTTGATTTTTTGATGTAGTTAATGCTCTGATTCCTTTGCTTTTCCAACTGCTTGGCAAGTCGCTTTTTCTCTTTTCGTATGAAATTTTCTTTGGAGTAGGTATAATAGAATTGAGTGATACCTTCTAAGCAACTATCCTCTTCTTTTATAATATCTCCAAGTTTGAATAGTGAAAAATGAATTTCATCATTCCATAAAATGGTATAGAATTTATTAGGATTTCTAATGTCTGACTCTAGTAAAGAAATGATTTCCCATTGCTCTTCTAATTCTTTTTCATTGAGCCTAATACTTTGAAAATATTGTTTAATGAGTTTTCCGAAAGTCGGAAATAGCTTTTGGTAGTTACCATCAAATTGGAAGAAAGCCTCCTTTACTTGATCAATAGGCCTGTCTAATTCATTTAATTGAAGTTCTAAATCTTGTGGAAAGCTGTTTCTAAATAGTTCAAATGCTTTTTCTGATTCAAAACCAATGATATTTGAGCGATTCCCATGCATTTTAAATAATAATGCGTAGTTGTCTTCAAAGTGGATTGCAAAACATCTTTCATTTTCAAATTGCTGTATAGATTCTACTTTCCTGCCAATAAACTCAGGGAATAAATCCACGCTATTGCTTTTTGTTCTGGCAAATTGATTAGGAAAACTTAAACAAGAAAACTCAGGTAGTAAGGAGGCCTTGATGTAAAAATCTCCTGATACATTACTGAACCCTAAAATTAATTCATCTCGACTCTGACTAAAACAAGCCAATAATTCAGTCTTGCTTATTTTAGCCTCTAATTCTTTTGATAATTGTCGAAACACATAATAGTTATTATGCATTTTAAAGTTCTATTTGAAGTCCATCATAAGCCAATTTCATACCCTCAGGTAGTTCTTCTTCTACATTTTTATGCAAACCTATTCTGTGACCCATATGAATAAAATAGGCTTGTGGAATCTCCAGTTCTTCGACCATAGCTACAGCTTGCTCAAGATTGAAATGCGAAAGA
This is a stretch of genomic DNA from Marivirga harenae. It encodes these proteins:
- a CDS encoding NFACT RNA binding domain-containing protein codes for the protein MHNNYYVFRQLSKELEAKISKTELLACFSQSRDELILGFSNVSGDFYIKASLLPEFSCLSFPNQFARTKSNSVDLFPEFIGRKVESIQQFENERCFAIHFEDNYALLFKMHGNRSNIIGFESEKAFELFRNSFPQDLELQLNELDRPIDQVKEAFFQFDGNYQKLFPTFGKLIKQYFQSIRLNEKELEEQWEIISLLESDIRNPNKFYTILWNDEIHFSLFKLGDIIKEEDSCLEGITQFYYTYSKENFIRKEKKRLAKQLEKQRNQSINYIKKSNQKLEEVLEKPGYNQLADILMANMHQIPPHAKEVELFNFYTNQNIIIPLKSHLSPQKNAENLYRKSKNQKIELEQLEASIKQKELELKEVEHKLSDVNAAEDIKSIKKLIKQNPQKERAQVELKVPYKKFEYAGFTILVGKGARENDELTLKFAKKNDLWLHAKDVTGSHVVIKQQSSKPFPPLVVEKAAQAAAFYSKRKSDSLSPVIVTPKKYVRKPKGLPPGLVHVDKEDTILVKPEAWWIETTKKN